In the genome of Leucobacter luti, one region contains:
- the bcp gene encoding thioredoxin-dependent thiol peroxidase: MTERVILEPGQPAPDFALLDQDGVTRTLSEFRGEQVILFVYPQAMTPACTKEACEFQESTTPLAAAGYRVLGLSRDSVERLRRFADRDQLDYPLLSDPDTAVHVAYGAYGEKNSYGRIVEGVIRSTFIIDAEGRISHALYNVKATGHVARVLKLVGVSAG; encoded by the coding sequence ATGACTGAACGCGTGATTCTCGAGCCCGGACAGCCCGCCCCCGACTTCGCACTCCTCGATCAAGACGGAGTCACCCGCACACTCTCAGAGTTCCGCGGCGAACAGGTGATTCTGTTTGTGTATCCCCAGGCGATGACCCCCGCGTGCACGAAAGAGGCGTGTGAGTTCCAGGAGTCCACCACCCCGCTCGCGGCCGCCGGCTACCGCGTGCTCGGACTCTCCCGCGATTCGGTCGAGCGCCTGCGACGTTTCGCAGACCGTGACCAGCTGGACTATCCGCTTCTGAGCGACCCTGACACCGCGGTGCACGTGGCGTACGGCGCATACGGGGAGAAAAACAGTTACGGCCGCATCGTCGAGGGCGTGATCCGCTCCACATTCATCATTGATGCCGAAGGCCGGATCAGCCACGCGCTCTACAACGTCAAGGCCACCGGACACGTCGCCCGGGTGCTGAAGCTGGTCGGGGTGAGCGCAGGCTAA